ACTTAATCAAATCATGACAAGTACGATGTGAAATCCACATGTGCTCGAACCTAAAGGGTCTTTTCCTATAAGGACTACGAACCTCCAAATCCAAGATAATAGGTCCATGATCAGAATGAATGATAGGAAGGTTCCTTAAAGAGTATAAAGGATACATATTGACCCATTCAACTGTGGCAAAGGCCCTATCCAACCTTTCCATTACTAGATCCTCATCATCTCTATTATTAATCCATGTATATTTCTGCCCAGTGGCCATTAAGTCACACAAATGAAGATCATCTATCACCTGTTGCAACAAATTAGCACCAACAATGTTGCCCTGATTGAAGGACAGTTTATCCTGAGAGTTTAGGACTTGATTAAAATCCCCAATACAGAGCCAATTTGGATGTGAATGATCCTTCAAAGATTTAAGCTGTTGCCATACAAGGTCTCTTTTGGCATGATTAGGATGTCCATAAACAAAGGTGATTGAAAGAGGATTCCGTTTATTGTCTAGTAAATTAATATGGATGAGATGTTCAGATGCAAATTCTACAACAAGACTCTTCCTAGGCATCCAAGCCAGTATCAGCCCCCCACCAAACCCTACTCTTGGAACCTCCCACCCATCAGAAAACCCACACTTATCCCAAATTTGTTTGCCTTTGCCTATAATTAACCTAGTCTCCATAAGAAACAAAATGTCAGGTTTCAACTCCTGGGCTTTTTTCTGACACTTAAGAACTGCAGAGGATTTGCCCAGACCTCTACAGTTCCAACTCATAATCCTCATGGCTGTTGGGGAAGCTGCTTAGGGCCAGCTTCCCAACACCCATTTGGATATTCAAGGAGCAATTCATCATTAGGAGGTACATGAGACAAGGAATTAGGAAGTGATTTAAGCAGAGAAGAGTCATTGGTACCTTCTTTTTGGAGAAAACCACAGAGTAACCTCTGTCTAATGTTCCTTCCTAGCCTCCCCAAATCAGGTCCGAACCTCTTCCTAGCAGCACAGGTTGTCCCAGGCAACACATCACAATGCAGACTTGATAGATAACCAGGATCAGAGTTAATAGAGGCAGGTGAAGGTGGACCTGGGCCTAGCCCATGCCCCTCAGAACCAAAAAAGGAGTTAAGGCCAGTATCAAGGCTTATAGTCTGTGATGGGCCTGCCTCAGAAACTCTTCTATCCTGCGGCCCAGAACTAATATCTCTGTCCACTCTGTTAGCTACAGGTTGAGCAATAGGGGCAGCAACTTCAGGAATTTGTCCTGCATCCCATGCATCGCTATGTACCCACTCAGGACGACCTTCATTCAGCATATCCAGATTAAACATCCTCACCGTTTCAGAATCACTGTCTGTATTTGAGTTCACCCTTGTTTGAACTCTCAATTCCCCAGTTGTGAGAAATGGGCCTGTACCCTCTATCCAAGTCTCCCTAAGGGGATAATTGAGTCTAGCTTCTTCGTTAATCGAACCTTGCAATGTCTCTTCTTGAACCAGATTCAGGTccgtggtggtggttgggtgtAATGGAGTATTATCAGTGGATGAGGCAGTGGAATTCACAGGGGTATTACCTAAATTGAGAGTAAAAATGGCGGAGGAGAGATTTGCATGGTCAGTCTGCTGGTGTTGGGCCGTGACAAGATTAAGTGGTTCAGAGGAAACCTGTACATTCTCACCATGGGATAGAGGACAAACAGTTGGTGGTTGAAGAGTAGTATTTGGTTCAGGATGATGCATGTGACCAGGGTTATGAGCTTGCATGTTATTATTGCCATCATGTGAATGATGAATAGGATTTGGGTCAGGATGATGAGGTTGATCATGATTATTAGGTTGCATGTTGTCACCACGAACCTGAGTTGTCCAATGCCTCCGTCTATTGTAGAAGGCCCTCAGCTCATTGTGGAAGTGAGGTTCCATAGACTCAAAACCATACTGCACATGAAAGATCCGCTGTAAACGTTGCCTTTGACGAATCAAACACCTCTCCACCTCATCCATGCTCACATTGCACTGCCTTCTACTGTGACCAATCAAACCACACCTGGTACATAATTTATGTACCCTTTCATAACGGCATTGGATCCAAGTTCTAGACCCATCATCTAGGCGAAGTACAAAACCATAAATAATTGGCATCCACGGATCCAATCGCACACGGACTTGCAAGAACCTAATATTTCTAGGAAGACGATCCTCCCAATCTACCCTTTCAACAAAACCTATCAACTGACCCATCTGCTCAGCCATTTCCGAGTACTGATATTCAAGGGGTAATCCATGTAGTTGAACCCAAATAGACACATGATTAAGATGAAGTTTGTTCACCACCAGATTAGGCCTCCATTTCTCCAAGACTAGAAGGGCACCATCAACAGCCCACGGACCTTCAGCACACATAGCCTCTAAATCTTCAGCCTTTTCAAAAT
This DNA window, taken from Quercus robur chromosome 2, dhQueRobu3.1, whole genome shotgun sequence, encodes the following:
- the LOC126709986 gene encoding uncharacterized protein LOC126709986; the encoded protein is MPIIYGFVLRLDDGSRTWIQCRYERVHKLCTRCGLIGHSRRQCNVSMDEVERCLIRQRQRLQRIFHVQYGFESMEPHFHNELRAFYNRRRHWTTQVRGDNMQPNNHDQPHHPDPNPIHHSHDGNNNMQAHNPGHMHHPEPNTTLQPPTVCPLSHGENVQVSSEPLNLVTAQHQQTDHANLSSAIFTLNLGNTPVNSTASSTDNTPLHPTTTTDLNLVQEETLQGSINEEARLNYPLRETWIEGTGPFLTTGELRVQTRVNSNTDSDSETVRMFNLDMLNEGRPEWVHSDAWDAGQIPEVAAPIAQPVANRVDRDISSGPQDRRVSEAGPSQTISLDTGLNSFFGSEGHGLGPGPPSPASINSDPGYLSSLHCDVLPGTTCAARKRFGPDLGRLGRNIRQRLLCGFLQKEGTKRLSLTNQETLVSQEDINQNTTQPQGSGS